The DNA window GGTGCCCAAGAGTACATGTTATAAGGTAGGAGTCTCTCTTTCTACAGCTTATATTTCTAAACGAACgtttcatttttgtaaatgGGGTAAACTCTACAATCTTTGTTCGTGGCAGTTTATTTAAAAGGCCCAAGTTAGCTCCCACAGAATTTATTTTGGGAACTAATTGTTGACTAAGAGGGAGCGACAGGAATCAAAGCCCTCTACAGAGGACACACCGGCAAACTAATTAGCGGTACTGAGGGGCGAGTTCTCCTTCCTTGACGATGTAGTTTTGAGCAGGAAAGTTCTGTCCTTTGAAGTACCTATCAAGCATGTCCTTCACTCCGGCAGCGTATCGCAACTGCATTGTTTCCCATATGCATCGTATCATTACTAAACAAAGCCTCTATTTTGTCAGTGACGAGAAAATAGTTGGATTTATACTATACCTGTGCATCTATGGTGGTGCCAGAAATATGAGGTGTCATGGCTTGGTTTGGCATGTAACGCCATGGATGGTCTTTTGGAGCTGGTTGCGGGTTCCACACATCACCACTGTAACCTGTAATGCACGAAAGTATTAGCCAAAGATGGACTTGGGCTGCTATAGAATTATATTCAGTAATCACCTCCAATGTGTCCACTGTTACAAGCGTCAACGACCGCTTCAGTGTCCATAATTGCTCCTCGAGCATTGTTAACAATAAGTACTCCTTTCTTGCATTTGGCAATTCTCTCTTTGTTAAATAATCCCCTTCAGAGTTGAGTTTTTAGACATGTGTCAAAGCTTGCAacctaaaatattatatgttCATCATCTCAAAGTAAAAACAATACATACCTTGTCTTGTCAGTTAGAGGAGTGTTGATGACAAGTACATCGCATTTTGGTAGCATTGCATCCATGTCCTCCTCAAACTTTGATCCAATCTGCTTCTCAAGTTCAGGGTCAATCTTGAGTCGGTCGTGATAGAGGAGATTGCAATTGAAAGGTTTCAGCCTTTGAAGTAAAAGTTTTCCAATTCGTCCAGCGCCTACGGTCCCAATTGTCTTCCCCTCAAGATCGTAAGCTCTGTGAGCTATCCCAGCAACATTCCATTGACCATTAATAACCTGGTGGTGTCCTGGTAGGAAATTCCTGACGAGAATGAGAATTCTCATTAGCTCATCCTCTGCAACTGAAACCACATTGCTTCCGGTAACCTCGGCAACTGTTAGCCCAGCAGCAGCTGCAGCATTGAGGTCAACATGATCAGACCCAATTCCAGCCGTGAGAAGCAACTGCAAGTTTTTGGCTTTTTTGATCCTTTCAGCAGTTACGTAGGCAGGATGGAAGGGAGTTGTTATGAGAACATGGAGATCTGGAATGTGCTTTTCAAGCTCTGAAacaaggatgcacaaaaccaCAACTTCAATTAGAACACATATTTAAAACACAAATccccataaaatttaatatttatgctAATTAATTATGGTAAAgcaagttttattttatttcaacctACGAGTAGGCGTTATTAGTTCTGTCTGGCCCCTAAAGTTCTTCGAATTCCTAATCCCTTTGTACAAGAGGGAATACAGACAGGCGAATCAGGTAGAATGTTATGTCAGATGCTTACCACAATTGAGTCCTTCCTTATCATCAGTGACTATATACTTATGCCCTTGAGATTCCAACCATTCGCGTATGCCCAAGGATCCCTCCACACATCCCACGAAATTAGGGTTCATAGCAGCATACTCATTAGCCTTGTAAAACACACCAACGATCTTCTTGCTCCCTGCAGAAGCCTGCTCAAAAACAAGGTAGAAACGAAAGGCACTAATTAATATTCACAAATCATGAAATTAACTTCACTTATCTAGAAACCCTTCCTCCACCTCCCAATCAAGTACATAATCATACAGAAACACAAACTAGGCTTCCTGATTAGAAATCTAACTTCACAAAAGCAACTACGATTATCCATAAATCTTTCCTCCACCTCCCAATCAAACACACAATCACTCAAAGACACAAACCAGGCTTCTTGTTCTAGCAATCAATCTTCACGATCGGAGACCCAAGGAACTTACAAATCACAAAAATAGTTTCGAGAATGCATAAATTCATCATCCATCGCCCAATTGAACACATAATCAGACACAGACACAAACTAGGCATCCTGTTTTCGTAATTAATGAGCAGAGACTGAAAAGAAAACGATACATACTATCATCAAGAGGGGAGTAAAAACAGGATCGAAGATAGATAGACGAACATTCCAAATTTCAGTGATCAATCCATAAGAAGAACAGATTAGTGGAATATGCAAATTTCTAACTTTAGAAACTCCACACAAGAACCGCAAGAACCTCAAACTTCGCAATGAACGAAGAAGAGGAGAGTACGATACTTCTAAAACAATAATCGGACATATCAATTCAGTTCAGCAGAAAAGGTAAAATCGCTTACATGAAGGTGCCTGACGAGAGGTGACGACTGAGAGGTtacagaggaagaaaaggcTCGAATCGCTGCTCTAGCTGCCTGCTTCATCGCCATTATCGTCGTCCTTTTCTCTGATATGCTAATAGCTTTCGCGTGCGGAATATTTATAGTTGGCAAAATGGGATTGGAAGCGAACCCGCTCTCTGCTTTCGTTATTCAGTTCCCTGTCCCTCCGCGCAGGCTGCCTTCGTTGTACGCCGCCACGTCagtgtcctttttttttccctcttcctTTGCctttcatcaaaatttgtCCATTTTTTTAGGCAAACGGCCCAGCTGAAAGTACGAGGTTTATTACGATTATACCcctcaatttttatttgatccaACGACTCAGGTGGCTTCTTACAATTATAttcctcaattttttttatttaaatcaataaattgaaattttcaaagtaaataataatgaaaatattagcataccataaatttatttctaaaatttttaaattattttgttaggaataattaatgattattttataataatttaatcgttaaatttcaaaattataatgtttAGTCAAAAGACTCATGTCACATTAAATGTAAGTCTTTATCAACAATCGTTGCATTTAATTAAGAGATATATACAATTAACCAAACTagcaacaaaattgaaaggtaGAGATGCGTTGTTATGTGAGGTGTTCAAGTTGTATGGTGTCGAGTAGGTAACTAGGACCCTCAACACTTTGGCTTATGTTTTGATAAAGACGTACATTATTTAAGGATAAGTTTTGAGCTACCTTGAATAAAGACGCATTCTATTGGACATCATCAATGTGTCTTAACTAAGTAATGTAAATGagttatattttcaaatatctaattattatGAGATGACACCAAAGAAATCAATAAATGTCAAtctaaacatattttaacgataagatatcaattattatcgtgaaaattgataatttaatttaaatgtttctaatttttgttattgtttgaCCAAAATCAAACTGAACTAATAACTAAAAGCCTTATGGtaaaaagtataatttatttttacacaaaattgacttttattaatttatttattgtgagttaaatttaaaatatgttaaatcatataaaataatttgtattaggttattaaagttttattaatatttcaaactGTGACGTGTACATCGCCATGGGATAAGGTACTAATATAAAATCTTATCCATACAACACTCTAATTATTTGGTCTctaaagtttgatttttttataattttttctattttctctctaattaTATGATcgtaaataatttgattatatataatgagaatatattttcaatttaatttttaaaatttgtttcttgaaaattcattatttaaaaagaattataaatctTTGTATGATTTATATGATTCTAAAACTAAGTTATAAATCATTGTCATTAATGtataatatttgtattaaaatttaaaaataatatattttttatatttataaaatatattgaaaatgttAGATTAGTTATTAATATCGACGGcaaacattattatttattgtttacaAGTGAAAATTGGagacaaaaattaattttttcggTAAAAATCGGGTCACGCGGGTGATATCCGGATCCGGGTCATAAACCCGGGAATATAGGGTTGGTGGGAATCTCGCGCCAAAGACAATTGGTTCGTCGTTGTGCTTTCATCTCCAGCAGAACCAAGGGGAACCCTCTGATCTCGGTGCAGTCTCGTCGGACGACCGACTATGGAAGCTCAGGTGTCGAAGAAGCTTACGCTGACGCAGCAATGCCAAAGGATGGTGGAATATGAAGTTGCTCGGATTTACGATTTTTTCTTACGGGCTCCTCGCAGTGCTCAAGAGTTCATGTAATAAGCtaggattctttttttttactccaaATTCTTTGGTTCTAGTGGTGAATTTTCAGTTCGCTTGTGGTTTTGAATGATTTTCGATTGTTTCTAGGTTGGAGCTTCAGCGTGAAAGTCATATCGAATATCTTACCAATGGTCTCAATCATCTAGGACCCTCATTTCGAGTATTGGATGCCAAgtaattctctctttcttatatGCTTCGAATGCTACTTTCATTTATTATGCAATCTTTGTTCGTGGcagtttatttttctaaacgaatgtttcatttttgtaagNCGCCGTTTGATGTGTATTTGAAGGTCGTTTAAActtctatttttgtatttaagtAACTTGTTTTGTAGTTGAGTGTTCTATTTAGTTGTGCATCTTCTCAAAATGGTTAGtgaatattattatgaaattggAACTTAACTGGAAAAGTAGCCTTGTTTCTTAACTATTTTGTTGTAGCTTGGAATAATGCATATCGAAGACTAGTAGTTCTTTGGTTCATCCTGGTTCTAGAACACTAGTGTTTGGGTCTCCTAAGAATTAGTGAACTAGTGGTGGTCAAGCCAAGGGTCTATGTAGAGAATCTGTTGTAAAGTTTTCCTTGTGTTCTAGCGTCTGATTTCCTGATTACGTGTAGTTACTCCattcaattatataatatatgccTGAACGTGTGGTTATATTGTATCACATGCTAGctgatttaggtattttttctctccttttatGACATTTTACAGTCGTCCTTGGATTTGCTATTGGATCCTGCATTCTATTGCTCTACTTGGAGACTCTGTAGATGCTGAACTGGAGACTAGGGCCATCGACTTTCTTAATCGTTGTCAAGTATGGTCATTCTACCTCTTCTTGTTTGCACCATATATAAACAAATCTTTCTTACGTTTGGAATCCTTCTGCCTGTGGACTTACTAACTGAGGATCCTTGaaagattattattatcatattaGTCTTATTGCCTTCCCTCTTTTATTCCGGTTTTCaagtctttatttttttttgttcttatgttTGCAGGACCCAGATGGTGGATATGGAGGAGGACCTGGACAGGCAAGTCAATTTCATATTGATTTCTATGGCAAAATTATGCTGTTGTTAGTATGTGATAGTTACATAATTTCAGTTACCCGAGGGCTTGAAAGGAATGGACTCTTTTGGTAACAACacaatggttttttttttttttttttttgaaaaaataaaagcgGCAATGTGAATATACTAGTTAAAGATCCATATATTTGTTCAACTTGAGGTACTTGTTCGCTATTCGATGTCAAAATTTAAGAGTTCCTGACTATAACTTGTTGAAAAGTCAGGTGGAAATGTTTAGCACTGAAACCACTCGGTAATGATGGGGTTTTGAGCAtaagaaaaattttcaatcacTGTGTTGTTATAGTATTTTCTGCATATATTATGCAACTTAATGCATTAGTCTTGTGAGGAGTTAATTAGTATAATGCTTCCAAGATTCTTCCTTACTACAAACTTATGCCTTATTGTATGTTCTGTGTGCATGCCTGTCACTTGTTAGACCTACTGAGAAGTCGTGTATGTGATGGAAGCTGAGAAAGATGTACAGAAGGGTAGCAAATACTTGTAGTAGACTAAGAATTGTTATAAAGTACCAAAATTTGAGAGGATTTGAGCACGACCCTCCAAATTGGACTTTTAGCCTTGCAATGACTTTTGTAAAGTAATTGGTTGTTTAAAGATTCTGCTTTATTACATATTGGCTTCTCAATTGAAGTTTGCTTATGAAGGTAGAAACTGAGAAGGAAATGCagattgaggaaaaaaaacttCTAGTAGTTTAAGTATAATCAGCAAGTATCAAATATTGAGAGGACTGGAGCTCTCCCTTCTCCAAGGAGTTATCTAGATTTATATTCCCCCCCTCCTGCATCCCCTCTTCCTTATCGACTAGTTGCTACTGAAAACCGAACTAAATCTTTTCTTACAAGCTAAACCTTAATTTGATCACATTCCTTGCCCAACTCCAAGcattacatttttttgttctttaaatCATGTAAATCTGcacaattataatatattcagTTTTCTATTTTACAGTCAATATAGTTAAATGTATTAATATCTGTGGATTCATTAACTTTTCGGTTTTCTACAGTTACCTCACCTAGCAACAACTTATGCTGCAGTGAACTCACTTGTCACATTGGGGAGTCATATAGCTTTGTCGTCAATTAATAGGTGGTCAGTTTATGATCAGGGGATCAATTACTTTTCTGAGTAATTTTGCAGTGATGTGACATTATCATTGAAACATCTTTCAGACATAAACTATACACGTTTTTGCTGAAGATGAAACAACCTAGCGGAGGCTTCAGGTATCGAGTCAATCCCTAATAACTCATCCTTTGTTAtgattccattttcttttcatgtctTTCTAGAAAATGTCTTGGCTTCTTGGGTCAAAATTGCAACACTATATTCATCGTTCAAGAATTAATGCATGATTTGTGATtctttggttgaatttttcttttctttaatattgTCCATcgctggtttttttttttcaggatgCATGACCAAGGAGAAATAGACGTTCGTGCTTGCTACACTGCAATTTCTGTAAGTTTGCATCTTATTGTGGGATGTAATTGTGTTGCATTGTTCATGTGCATGTGCATGCAAATTTCAGTTATTTGAGACAATTGCATGCTTTCATGCctttgaagttgaaaatggCTTATTGTAGCATGGATATAGACAATACATATactacatttttattttatttgccgAAGTGATCATTCATGAATCACGATTCATCCGATGGGTGTAGTCCTAGGACATTATCAAGGATGGCGTTAAGAATTTAGGTTCTAGCTGAACATTGTTGAGGAAGAGACTCATTCTTGTGATGAGGTAATGTCCATTGTTTCAATGttaattttttccctttaGCTACTGAAACAAGTGCAGCAAGTAACATTAATAgagtcatttttctttcttttcttttattctttttccagTTTAAATCACATTTGGATCTTTATACTTTAACTTTAAGGGTTATTCCATTTTGGTgaactttcaaatatttattttagttcttgaACTGAAAAaaggcattttggtcattgcTATTATTCACCTACCTCAACCAGACTATGTGGCTTGGATATATGCCCATGGCAACATATTGTTGTACATTCACAATCATGTTTTCCTTGCTTAAACaattaacaacaaaaatatcgGAGATAACCACCCAGCTTCGAGGactaaaataaacattttgaaagtttgaataataaaatgacaTAAGCTTGAAAATCCAGGGTAAGAAACTGGATttatatctttgttttttatttgtcaATTGTCAGCCGTGATGTGTTAATTGTTTTGTGTATTCTCAATTTTCTTATGTATGAAACATCAgccttctattttttttttttttctttcttttcaaatacaaTATTCCATGATTTTGATGACTCAAAACTTCTTCTGCCTTTCAGGTTGCCAGTATATTGAACATCTTGGATGATGAACTAGTTCAAAATGTTGGAAACTACATTCTAAGGTTGGTTCCTAGAACTCATTAGTGTTTGCATGCGTGTATGTTTCTGGGGTATGTGATGGACCTGTAGACTTCtagtttttctctttttttttgaACAACTGAGAAACAAGAATAGAGTAAATCCTGACCACCTCCTCTTGTTCTCAGTGGTCATCTTtttaagaaggaaaagaagattCTGTAGCAGCTAGCTAGAGCATTAATTTTTTGACACTTGtggattgaaaaaaattggGGAGTCTTTCTCAGTTTAGAAGAGTCATCGCCCTTGCTTTGGAAaacctcatttttttttgctcttGATGCAAGTTTTGTACATCCTTTTGTAATTATGGTTCAAGTTCTATTTATGCCACGTGGAAAAGCTTTTTGTAATCTTTTTTATGTCATGAAGCTTTGGTGTTTTTCCCTTCCCTTTTGGAATGTCATTTATTCAATCCAGTTAATTTCTTATCTAAAAGAAACCAAGTGCAACTGGGAACTTTGGTTGTTGTAATTTGGCTGTACAATAAAATCTACAGTTTTCATGACCCTCTAAGTCAGTAACGTTGTGGACATGAAACTGTGGAGCATAGGAGCTGTTTCCTACTGGATGCCCGTGACTGATAGATAAAGTTGAATATAGAGTTACACTTTGTGCACACTGTCTCTGCACAGTGGATCTAAGCCACAGTGGCCGATTGAAAACCTTAAACAAGCCAAAAATCTGGTggaagtaaatttttttatcagCTATCGAAGATCTTCCACAGTTAAACATTACTATATTGGCTTGGGTAGCTATTccagttttttttataaaaaaaatctccaaatttGGCTTGTTGAAAGAGTGAGATGGACAAGTGACAAGTTCTGCTATGTGTTCTGCTGTATATAGTTTCTTGCAGACTTGTTAAATCAGAGTCTGTAATGTTTTCTATTCATTAAACTATCTGCGACTAACTACTGCTAAGTTTCTGTGCAGTTGTCAAACTTTTGAAGGTGGTATTGCCGGAGAACCTGGATCTGAAGCTCATGGTGGGTAtgtttctgcttttcttcatttaatcTTGTTGGATGCTAAGTTCTACATTCAGTGGGATGatcaaaaaattatatgattgttttgtttgtgtaATCACTATATAATTTGAACTTCCACAAATCATGGAAGTGGAGGGTACCAGTTTTTAAATGCTCAACACTAAGAATATCTTTTCATGTGCTCAtgaataacttttttttttgtgtgtgcaTAATTGATGTATCGACCTGATCAGGTACACTTTCTGTGGTCTGGCTACTATGATTCTGATCAATGAGGTTCACCGGTTGGACTTGCGGAGTTTAGTTGTAAGACTTTGCTGAGgaaaattaattgttattGCTAATCCTGTCCTTCATTTGTATCAAGAGCATGTCTTTTGTCTTCAATGCTACACGGTACATAACAGAAACCTCTCTTCTGTTTACATTAGGAGTGGGTGGTGTTTCGTCAAGCTGGTTTAGAGTGTGGATTTCAGGGGAGAACAAATAAGTTGGTGGATGGCTGCTATTCTTTCTGGCAGGTTAGGTTCGAGATTGTTTGATTCAGTGTTCCTTgagttttcatttcattaatgtatgaCAACAGGGAGGTGTTTGCTCGCTATTACAACGATTAAGTTTGGACATTGATGAACAATCAGTTCAACCTGATGCTCAAGAAGTAGGCTCTTCCTTTGATGGCCTATCTACCGGTATGCCGttagttttcttcttttgttttaagataaccacatatatttcaaattttaccaCGATGCTCAAGAATAAGACAtcttaaaagtaaaacaaCATCATCTcacctttttctttgaaaaaattaGCTTGTCCTCTTCCAGCCAAATAGCGCAACACAAATTTGGAACTAAACAGTTTCAAAAATCTTTCTTGCTTCATTCATAAATTTCCCAAATGAATAAAGACTAGACATTTCTTAATAGTCAATTCGCATCAAATCCAGAGGTAAGTTTACACCTTAGCTACGGTTCATCTGCCTCATGCTATTTTGTTAAAACATCCCAAATTGACAAAGAATAAACATTTATTAGGAGTTGGCATATGATTGAAGTGTGAAATTTACACTATAGCTTTGATTCACaacttgttttcttgtttataCCTATGACTTCATTCTTAACTAAATTAATCTTGTGATATATATTCTTCTGAGTAGGTGCGGGTACTTCTCAAAAGGTTAACTTTAATGATATTGGTTATGAATTTATCAAGAAGCGTCCAAGTAGTCAACCTCTTTTCAACAGCTTAGCTTTGCAGCAATACATACTTCTGTGTGCACAGGTACACCTTATAGAGTTATTTCATATTACTAACTCGATAATTGTTTAGACTTCCTTTTGCatataattcttattttcatatGGATAGTGTTCATGTCCAATAGAATATACAAAATGTTGcagttttgaaattaattcGAGAATCACAAGTAATTGACTGATCATCTCTGAAGATGGATGATCATTTTATGAAACATTGAATGGCACTAGTACTCGTTGAGTCCTCCCATTCCAGATGACATTCATCAAATATTCAATAGTGcatttttcaaaacaataatGAGATATTTACTTggtaataattttatgttttgctTGCTgcaataattatttgtttctcCAAATATTGACAATCTTGTTATCTGAAAACAACCGTCGATAGTCCAAGGCCTCTCTTTGTGTGTATTCCCATTTGCAcggtttgattttgatcattCCTTGGATGCAGGTACCGGAGGGTGGACTAAGAGACAAACCTGGGAAGCCAAAAGACTACTACCACACGTGTTATTGCTTGAGTGGCCTCTCATTGTGTCAGTATAGCATGTCGATGGAAGATTCTCCACCAGTTCCCCGGGCAGTAACAGGCCCCTATTCCAACCTCCTGGAGCCTAT is part of the Cucurbita pepo subsp. pepo cultivar mu-cu-16 chromosome LG03, ASM280686v2, whole genome shotgun sequence genome and encodes:
- the LOC111790409 gene encoding formate dehydrogenase, mitochondrial-like; amino-acid sequence: MAMKQAARAAIRAFSSSVTSQSSPLVRHLHASAGSKKIVGVFYKANEYAAMNPNFVGCVEGSLGIREWLESQGHKYIVTDDKEGLNCELEKHIPDLHVLITTPFHPAYVTAERIKKAKNLQLLLTAGIGSDHVDLNAAAAAGLTVAEVTGSNVVSVAEDELMRILILVRNFLPGHHQVINGQWNVAGIAHRAYDLEGKTIGTVGAGRIGKLLLQRLKPFNCNLLYHDRLKIDPELEKQIGSKFEEDMDAMLPKCDVLVINTPLTDKTRGLFNKERIAKCKKGVLIVNNARGAIMDTEAVVDACNSGHIGGYSGDVWNPQPAPKDHPWRYMPNQAMTPHISGTTIDAQLRYAAGVKDMLDRYFKGQNFPAQNYIVKEGELAPQYR
- the LOC111790580 gene encoding protein farnesyltransferase subunit beta, with product MEAQVSKKLTLTQQCQRMVEYEVARIYDFFLRAPRSAQEFMLELQRESHIEYLTNGLNHLGPSFRVLDANRPWICYWILHSIALLGDSVDAELETRAIDFLNRCQDPDGGYGGGPGQLPHLATTYAAVNSLVTLGSHIALSSINRHKLYTFLLKMKQPSGGFRMHDQGEIDVRACYTAISVASILNILDDELVQNVGNYILSCQTFEGGIAGEPGSEAHGGYTFCGLATMILINEVHRLDLRSLVEWVVFRQAGLECGFQGRTNKLVDGCYSFWQGGVCSLLQRLSLDIDEQSVQPDAQEVGSSFDGLSTGAGTSQKVNFNDIGYEFIKKRPSSQPLFNSLALQQYILLCAQVPEGGLRDKPGKPKDYYHTCYCLSGLSLCQYSMSMEDSPPVPRAVTGPYSNLLEPIHPLYNVVFERSIEALDFFRGK